From Alienimonas californiensis, a single genomic window includes:
- a CDS encoding Na(+)-translocating NADH-quinone reductase subunit A gives MIRSAHQTSGDRGRLIQVPRGLDLPIAGAPDQSRIDAKPAARVALLGDDYVGMKPTMLVAEGDRVKRGQPVFEDKKTEGVLFTAPASGTVSAINRGAKRKFLSLVIDAEGDEAQEFTAHTGDLSTLTRDQVRDGLVQSGLWPAFRARPFGKTPPPLSAPHSIFVTAIDTNPLAPDPVIAIGEKADFFRFGLQLLPHLTAGPVFLCTAPGANLPGGDLPKIEVREFAGPHPAGLAGTHIHVLDPVHRGKTVWHVGYQDVIAFGELFVTGRVSGERVVSLAGPQVKEPRLIRTTAGADLAALAEGELKAGINRVISGSVFAGHTALGLHAREHVGFLSRYANQISVLLEGNEREFLGWQKPGFDKYSVRRIFASAVTPGRSMNFTTSTGGSRRAMVPLGMYEQVMPLDIEPTFLLRALVTDDTENAQLLGALELIEEDIALCTFVCPGKTDYGPILRDQLDTIEEEG, from the coding sequence ATGATTCGCTCCGCACACCAGACGTCCGGCGACCGTGGACGGCTCATTCAGGTCCCTCGCGGGCTGGATCTGCCGATTGCCGGCGCCCCGGATCAATCGCGGATCGACGCCAAGCCCGCCGCCCGCGTCGCCCTGCTGGGCGACGACTACGTCGGGATGAAGCCGACGATGCTGGTCGCCGAGGGCGACCGCGTGAAGCGCGGCCAGCCGGTGTTCGAGGATAAGAAGACCGAGGGCGTCCTCTTCACTGCTCCGGCCTCCGGCACGGTCTCCGCGATCAACCGGGGAGCGAAGCGGAAGTTTCTGTCGCTGGTGATCGACGCCGAGGGCGACGAGGCGCAGGAGTTCACGGCCCACACCGGCGATCTGTCGACGCTGACGCGGGATCAGGTCCGCGACGGGCTGGTGCAGTCCGGGCTGTGGCCGGCGTTCCGGGCGCGGCCGTTCGGGAAGACGCCGCCGCCGCTCTCGGCGCCGCACAGTATCTTCGTCACCGCGATCGACACCAATCCGCTCGCCCCGGATCCGGTGATCGCCATCGGCGAGAAGGCGGACTTCTTCCGCTTCGGCCTCCAGTTGCTCCCGCATCTGACCGCCGGCCCGGTGTTCCTCTGCACCGCGCCCGGGGCGAACCTGCCGGGCGGGGATCTGCCGAAGATCGAAGTGCGCGAGTTCGCCGGCCCGCACCCCGCCGGGCTGGCCGGCACGCATATCCACGTGCTCGACCCGGTCCACCGCGGGAAGACGGTGTGGCACGTCGGCTATCAGGACGTGATCGCCTTCGGCGAGCTGTTCGTCACGGGGCGGGTCTCCGGCGAGCGGGTCGTGTCGCTGGCCGGTCCGCAGGTGAAAGAGCCCCGGCTGATTCGCACCACCGCCGGCGCCGACCTGGCGGCGCTGGCCGAGGGCGAGTTGAAGGCGGGCATCAATCGGGTGATTTCCGGCAGCGTGTTCGCCGGCCACACGGCGCTGGGTCTGCACGCCCGGGAGCATGTCGGGTTCCTGTCGCGGTACGCCAATCAGATCAGCGTGCTGCTGGAGGGGAACGAGCGGGAGTTCCTCGGCTGGCAGAAGCCCGGCTTCGACAAGTACAGCGTTCGGCGGATCTTCGCCTCCGCGGTCACGCCGGGGCGGAGCATGAACTTCACCACCTCCACCGGCGGTTCCCGGCGGGCGATGGTGCCGCTGGGGATGTACGAGCAGGTCATGCCGCTGGACATCGAGCCGACCTTCCTGCTGCGGGCTCTCGTCACCGACGACACTGAGAACGCCCAGTTGCTCGGGGCGCTGGAGTTGATCGAAGAGGACATCGCCCTGTGCACGTTCGTCTGCCCCGGCAAGACGGACTACGGCCCGATCCTGCGGGATCAGCTCGACACCATTGAGGAGGAGGGGTGA
- a CDS encoding ATP-binding protein encodes MNDIDELAARPPGRFPGEAELEAMMRECASEPIRTPGSIQPHGALLAVDDALRITRASRNLAEFTGVAAEAAVGQPLDAVLRLPEGYRFDPTQPRRGATVIVARPRGGDDRPLRTALHRAGEETILEFAPAGEPRSESADGGRWDESYGLAGHLMERTRGVTEVETLCEIATEVVRAQIGFDHVMAYRFDEEFNGEVVAESRGGALGPYLGLRYPASDIPEQARALYLTTQVRAMADVSYEPVDLLADRLPDGTDRPPLDMSGCRLRSMSPIHRAYLRNMRVSASLVLSIVCDDRLWGLIACHHATPRALSLDAVQSMALVSEMISIRVQMLEEARLRRRLTARFASRNAILDRLHSADDLVAELAQSAERLTEMMRADGLAVRFGDDVWTSGLAPEREEVDRLMDRFGDRSRDGLYFTESLRHDLPDVAIADAGIAGAAAMQFRERDFIVFFREEQARSIRWGGDPHKAVSRDAAGRLRPRASFAEWVEQVEGLSRPWTEVDRRTADDFQKALAVFVLRRTRELKELNRRLRQKTDEIEQFVYSASHDLKSPLVTAQGFLGVLREDIAAGRYDELTDSIGRIERATETMGSFIRDLLAFSQIGRAGGEEPSLVDWNEVAAEVIEGLAPQIAAREATVEVVDRLPTLLCRPQDVFRVFDNLLRNSLKYACEGEVRRIEIGCRSQPVEHVVTVRDWGGGIPPEYHAKAMQLFQRVHTQKEGTGIGLASVAKIVELIGGRVWLESPPDGGLAVRMALPRDFPDAS; translated from the coding sequence TTGAACGACATCGACGAACTCGCCGCCCGTCCGCCGGGCAGGTTCCCCGGGGAGGCCGAACTGGAGGCGATGATGCGGGAGTGCGCCTCCGAACCGATCCGCACGCCCGGCTCGATCCAGCCGCACGGGGCCCTGCTGGCGGTGGACGACGCCCTGCGGATCACCCGGGCCAGCCGCAACCTGGCGGAGTTCACGGGGGTGGCGGCGGAGGCGGCCGTCGGCCAGCCGCTGGACGCGGTCCTTCGTCTGCCGGAGGGCTATCGCTTCGACCCGACTCAGCCGCGGCGGGGAGCGACGGTAATTGTCGCCCGCCCGCGGGGGGGCGACGATCGGCCGCTGCGGACCGCCCTGCACCGGGCCGGCGAGGAGACGATTTTGGAGTTCGCCCCCGCCGGCGAACCCCGCTCCGAGTCGGCGGACGGCGGCCGTTGGGACGAGTCGTACGGCCTCGCCGGGCATCTAATGGAACGCACCCGCGGCGTGACCGAGGTCGAGACCCTCTGCGAAATCGCCACGGAGGTGGTGCGGGCGCAGATCGGCTTCGATCACGTGATGGCCTATCGGTTCGACGAGGAGTTCAACGGCGAGGTCGTCGCCGAGAGCCGCGGCGGCGCCCTGGGGCCGTACCTCGGCCTGCGGTATCCCGCCAGCGACATTCCGGAGCAGGCCCGGGCGCTGTACCTGACGACCCAGGTCCGGGCGATGGCCGACGTGAGCTACGAGCCGGTGGACCTGCTCGCCGACCGGCTCCCTGACGGGACGGACCGCCCCCCGCTGGACATGTCGGGCTGCCGGCTGCGGAGCATGTCGCCGATCCACCGGGCCTACCTGCGGAACATGAGGGTCTCCGCCAGCCTGGTGCTGTCGATCGTCTGCGACGACCGTCTGTGGGGATTGATTGCCTGTCACCACGCGACGCCGCGGGCCCTTTCGCTGGACGCGGTCCAATCGATGGCGTTAGTCAGCGAGATGATCTCCATCCGCGTGCAGATGCTTGAGGAGGCGCGTCTGAGGCGGCGGCTGACCGCCCGCTTCGCCAGCCGCAACGCGATTCTCGACCGGCTGCACTCCGCGGACGATCTGGTCGCCGAACTGGCCCAGTCGGCGGAGAGACTGACGGAGATGATGCGGGCCGACGGGCTGGCGGTGCGGTTCGGCGACGACGTCTGGACCAGCGGGCTGGCGCCGGAGCGGGAGGAGGTGGACCGCCTGATGGACCGCTTCGGCGACCGCAGCCGGGACGGGCTGTACTTCACGGAGTCGCTCCGCCACGACCTGCCCGACGTGGCGATCGCCGACGCCGGTATCGCGGGGGCGGCGGCGATGCAGTTCCGGGAGCGGGACTTCATCGTCTTCTTCCGGGAGGAGCAGGCCCGTTCGATCCGCTGGGGCGGCGATCCGCACAAGGCCGTCTCCCGCGACGCGGCCGGCCGGCTGCGGCCGCGGGCCTCCTTCGCGGAGTGGGTGGAACAGGTGGAGGGGCTCTCGCGGCCGTGGACCGAGGTGGACCGCCGGACCGCGGACGACTTCCAGAAGGCGCTGGCGGTCTTCGTCCTCCGCCGAACGCGGGAGTTGAAGGAGCTCAACCGGCGCCTGCGGCAGAAGACGGACGAGATCGAACAGTTCGTCTACTCGGCCTCGCACGATCTGAAATCGCCGTTGGTCACTGCCCAGGGGTTCCTGGGGGTGCTCCGGGAGGACATCGCCGCGGGCCGGTACGACGAACTGACGGACTCGATCGGGCGGATCGAGCGCGCCACGGAGACGATGGGGTCGTTCATCCGCGACCTGCTCGCCTTCAGCCAGATCGGCCGGGCCGGCGGGGAGGAGCCGAGCCTCGTCGATTGGAACGAGGTGGCCGCGGAGGTGATCGAGGGGCTGGCCCCGCAGATTGCGGCGCGGGAGGCGACGGTGGAGGTCGTCGATCGCCTGCCGACGCTGCTCTGCCGCCCGCAGGACGTGTTCCGGGTGTTCGACAATCTCCTCCGCAATTCCCTGAAATACGCCTGCGAGGGGGAAGTCCGCCGCATCGAGATCGGCTGCCGGTCGCAACCCGTGGAGCACGTCGTGACGGTCCGCGACTGGGGCGGCGGCATCCCGCCGGAATACCACGCCAAGGCGATGCAACTGTTCCAGCGGGTTCACACCCAGAAGGAAGGCACTGGGATCGGGCTGGCCAGCGTCGCTAAGATCGTCGAATTGATCGGCGGCCGCGTCTGGCTGGAGAGTCCGCCCGACGGCGGTCTCGCCGTCCGCATGGCGCTACCCCGCGACTTCCCCGATGCGTCCTGA
- a CDS encoding biliverdin-producing heme oxygenase: protein MTPKEPASSTAPSDGALPDGVPSDGTAALLRAATDERHRAVEARLDLGELLRSRAGYAALLGYFAASLAPVEAWIDAHPHAAALPDGRRRGLPLLREDLRALGVAAEPAGPVAAFNLAGPSEAHLLGVLYVVEGSALGGLTIAKQARRALGVTAETGASFFLRNAGDPLGPWTRFKQRLDARVRSSEQRAAAVDAARAAFDQFLRQPAPAAGPPVTTSPPPHASRP from the coding sequence TTGACGCCGAAGGAGCCCGCGTCGTCCACTGCCCCGTCCGACGGCGCCCTGCCTGACGGCGTCCCGTCCGACGGCACCGCCGCGCTGCTGCGGGCCGCGACCGACGAACGGCACCGCGCCGTCGAGGCGCGGCTCGATCTGGGCGAACTGCTCCGGTCGCGGGCGGGTTACGCGGCGCTGCTGGGCTACTTCGCGGCTTCCCTGGCGCCGGTGGAAGCCTGGATCGACGCCCACCCGCACGCCGCCGCCCTGCCCGACGGGCGCCGGCGAGGCCTGCCCCTGTTGCGGGAGGATCTGCGGGCCCTCGGCGTCGCGGCGGAGCCGGCCGGCCCGGTCGCCGCGTTCAATCTGGCCGGCCCGTCGGAGGCCCACCTGCTGGGCGTGTTGTACGTCGTGGAGGGGTCCGCCCTGGGCGGTCTGACGATCGCCAAGCAGGCCCGACGGGCGCTGGGGGTGACCGCGGAGACCGGGGCGTCCTTCTTCCTCCGGAACGCCGGCGACCCGCTCGGGCCGTGGACCCGGTTCAAACAGCGCCTCGACGCCCGGGTGCGGTCGTCGGAACAGCGGGCCGCCGCGGTGGACGCCGCCCGGGCCGCGTTCGATCAGTTCCTGCGCCAGCCGGCGCCCGCCGCCGGCCCGCCCGTCACGACTTCGCCCCCCCCGCACGCGTCCCGGCCTTGA
- a CDS encoding NADH:ubiquinone reductase (Na(+)-transporting) subunit B, with protein sequence MKLLRSSLDKFAPLFEKGGKLEKMYPAYEAADTFLYTPGEVTEGPSHVRDGMDLKRMMTLVIVALIPAIFMACYNTGYQANRALTEVLAADAVESRQAYAVEAERTLDALPAGTLADLGAEDFAALSAAPLVQQPAEEIEAAAAPILAVKTEELEAAILGDGEPTAEQEAELETALAARAAVDKLVQARVLEVPHVEGWRGWVMEGLGLGPDPDSFLANFLHGLLWFLPLYLVTVVVGGTAEAIFSTIRGHEINEGFLVTSMLFPLTLPATTPLWQAALGILFGVVIGKEVFGGTGKNFLNPAMTSRAFLYFAYPAQITGDKVWNAATGTSEAAYDAYSSATTLNTMSTMPRGSSMADLIADKTHVDWWDAFLGFIEGSMGETSALAALIGAAILIGVGVGAWRIMAGCVVGLLAFDTLLWLIVGDGLAWLGIREVAGVGDPTAMYPMYNIPPWYHLVVGGFAFGAVFMATDPVSSTWTKAGHWWYGILVGVVTVLIRVVNPAYPEGIMLAVLFGNVFAPLIDHFVVQRNINRRLARAKATTARPSEDYNVPAPAHA encoded by the coding sequence ATGAAGCTGCTCCGAAGCTCCCTGGATAAGTTCGCCCCCCTGTTTGAGAAGGGCGGCAAGCTGGAGAAGATGTACCCCGCCTACGAGGCGGCGGACACGTTCCTGTACACCCCGGGCGAGGTGACGGAGGGGCCCAGCCACGTCCGCGACGGCATGGACCTGAAGCGGATGATGACGCTGGTCATCGTCGCGCTGATCCCCGCCATTTTTATGGCGTGCTACAACACTGGCTACCAGGCGAACCGGGCGCTGACCGAGGTGCTCGCCGCGGACGCCGTCGAGAGTCGTCAGGCCTACGCCGTCGAGGCGGAGCGGACCCTCGACGCCCTCCCCGCCGGCACGCTGGCGGATCTGGGGGCCGAGGACTTCGCGGCGCTGTCCGCCGCGCCCCTCGTGCAGCAGCCGGCTGAAGAGATCGAGGCTGCCGCCGCCCCAATTCTGGCCGTCAAGACGGAGGAGTTGGAGGCCGCGATCCTTGGCGACGGCGAGCCGACCGCGGAGCAGGAGGCCGAACTGGAGACCGCGCTCGCCGCCCGGGCCGCCGTCGACAAGCTCGTGCAGGCCCGCGTGCTGGAAGTCCCGCACGTCGAGGGCTGGCGGGGCTGGGTGATGGAGGGCCTGGGGCTGGGGCCGGACCCGGACAGCTTCCTCGCCAACTTCCTGCACGGGCTGCTCTGGTTCCTGCCGTTGTATCTGGTCACGGTGGTCGTGGGCGGCACGGCGGAGGCCATCTTCAGCACGATCCGCGGGCACGAGATCAACGAGGGCTTCCTCGTCACCAGCATGCTGTTCCCGCTCACGCTGCCGGCGACGACCCCGCTGTGGCAGGCGGCGCTGGGCATCCTGTTCGGCGTGGTGATCGGCAAGGAAGTGTTCGGCGGGACCGGCAAGAACTTCCTCAACCCCGCGATGACCAGCCGGGCTTTCCTGTACTTCGCCTACCCGGCGCAGATCACGGGCGACAAGGTCTGGAACGCGGCCACCGGCACCAGCGAGGCGGCCTACGACGCCTACTCCAGCGCCACGACGCTCAACACGATGTCGACCATGCCGCGCGGCAGCAGCATGGCGGACCTGATCGCGGACAAGACGCACGTCGACTGGTGGGACGCGTTCCTCGGCTTCATTGAGGGCTCGATGGGCGAAACCAGCGCCCTGGCGGCGCTGATCGGCGCCGCGATCCTGATCGGCGTGGGCGTGGGTGCCTGGCGGATCATGGCCGGCTGCGTCGTCGGCCTGTTGGCCTTCGACACGCTGCTCTGGCTGATCGTCGGCGACGGGCTGGCCTGGCTGGGCATCCGCGAGGTCGCCGGGGTCGGCGACCCGACGGCGATGTATCCGATGTACAATATCCCGCCCTGGTATCACCTCGTCGTCGGCGGTTTCGCCTTCGGGGCGGTGTTCATGGCGACTGACCCGGTCAGCTCCACCTGGACCAAGGCCGGGCACTGGTGGTACGGCATCCTCGTCGGCGTGGTGACGGTGCTGATTCGCGTGGTGAACCCGGCGTACCCGGAGGGCATCATGCTGGCGGTGCTGTTCGGCAACGTGTTCGCCCCGCTGATCGACCACTTCGTCGTCCAGCGGAACATCAACCGCCGGCTGGCCCGGGCGAAGGCGACCACCGCCCGGCCGTCCGAGGATTACAACGTCCCGGCGCCCGCCCACGCCTAG